One Aegilops tauschii subsp. strangulata cultivar AL8/78 chromosome 7, Aet v6.0, whole genome shotgun sequence genomic window carries:
- the LOC109765640 gene encoding syntaxin-124-like: MNDLFSTNSFKKYADANPETSAADMEGGGMNGANLDQFFSDVEAVKEDLKGFETLHKRLQSTNEETKTAHDARTIKALRSRMDGDVEQVLKRAKAVKAKLEALKRDNANSRKAPDWGPGSSVDRTRTSVVAGLGKKLKDIMDDFQGLRAKMAAEYKETVARRYFTVTGEHAEESTIDSLISSGESESFLQKAIQDQGRGQVMDTISEIQERSDAVKDIERSLMDLHQVFLDMAALVEAQGHQINDIERHVAHASSFVRRGTVELEQAHEIQKDTRKWMCFAVLGGIALVVVLVTPVLINLHILTLR; the protein is encoded by the exons ATGAACGACCTTTTCTCGACGAACTCGTTCAAGAAGTATGCGGACGCGAACCCGGAGACGTCGGCGGCCGACATGGAGGGCGGCGGCATGAACGGGGCGAACCTGGACCAGTTCTTCTCGGACGTGGAGGCTGTGAAGGAGGACCTAAAGGGCTTCGAGACCCTGCACAAGCGGCTGCAGTCCACCAACGAGGAGACCAAGACGGCGCACGACGCCCGCACCATCAAGGCCCTCCGCTCCCGCATGGACGGAGACGTCGAGCAGGTGCTCAAGCGCGCCAAGGCCGTCAAGGCCAAGCTCGAGGCGCTCAAGCGCGACAACGCCAACTCCCGCAAGGCGCCCGACTGGGGCCCCGGGTCCTCTGTCGATCGAACCCGCACCTCTGTCGTCGCCGGCCTCGGCAAGAAGCTCAAGGATATCATGGACGACTTCCAG GGGCTGAGGGCGAAGATGGCGGCGGAGTACAAGGAGACGGTGGCGCGGCGGTACTTCACGGTGACGGGCGAGCACGCGGAGGAGAGCACGATCGACTCGCTCATCTCGTCCGGGGAGAGCGAGTCGTTCCTGCAGAAGGCGATCCAGGACCAGGGGCGCGGGCAGGTGATGGACACCATCTCGGAGATCCAGGAGCGGAGCGACGCCGTCAAGGACATCGAGCGCAGCCTCATGGACCTGCACCAGGTGTTCCTCGACATGGCGGCGCTCGTCGAGGCGCAGGGGCACCAGATCAACGACATCGAGAGGCACGTCGCGCACGCCAGCTCCTTCGTGCGCCGGGGCACCGTCGAGCTGGAGCAGGCGCACGAGATCCAGAAGGACACCCGCAAATGGATGTGCTTCGCCGTCCTCGGGGGCATCGCgctcgtcgtcgtcctcgtcacGCCGGTGCTCATCAACCTCCACATCTTGACGCTCAGATGA
- the LOC120967865 gene encoding uncharacterized protein produces MSLPPPPPALSSGSTAPMTTAPPLTVPMTTAPPLTAPITSAAGTTALAGLGSTAAPAAPPSPVPSAPPPSAVFTPEQVTATLRDLVTAVQGLHLQQQQYAAGPYMHLPTAPATAYGHPPWPAQGGSPFGAPLILPFQAASPGGPPAAAAPLWPSGPTPSSGPWLIQQMQFQAGHPGGTTPAAGPLWYLQPPSPAATDAPAHSPPPTLQPPASPLPSSGAPPPTGLPLHQVRFPPSPSPLPAWATGSSPSPVYTTAPGQPTPFPQFGGPWGSAGPYPEYSDQAPPASLLRTSEPARHGVPSQALPRFAKIDFATYDGTEDPLNWLNQCDQFFREQRTLASERTWLASYHLRGASQTWYYALEQDEGAMPTWECFRELCLLRFGPPVRGSRLSELGRLPFTSTVQDFADRFQALACHASGVTAQQRADLFVGGLPDHIRVDVELRGPQDLQTAMYYARAFEARAQAMLPATPARGGRQTSRTPNAPGRPPPATPAPTTSASTRPFRRLSPAEQMERRRQGLCHNCDEPYTPTHVCPRLFYLETVDFTEEDALADEAAALPPPAAAEGAPAAAPATALVVSLHALTGIRDERTMLSPVTIHGERLVALVDTGSTHNFLPEATMRRLALQPTGEEQLRVTVANGDRLRCHGLARDVPITIGGEHFSITCAGIDLGCFDFILGVDFLRTLGPILWDFDALTMTFWRLGRRIRWDGVGGATPLPPQLHLAAATSEAEHPLLENLLQQNGDLFTEPQGLPPARAYDHCIHLLPGSAPVAVRPYRYPQLQKDELERQCALMLAAGIIRISTSPFTAPVLLVRKSDGTWRFCIDYRALNAVTLKDKFPIPVVDELPDELHGARFFTKLDLRSGYHQVRMHPDDIAKTAFRTHHGHFEFLVMPFGLTNAPATFQALMNDVLRPYLRRFVLVFFDDILIYSASW; encoded by the coding sequence ATGTcgctgccaccaccaccgccggcgcTTTCCAGCGGCTCCACCGCGCCGATGACGACGGCGCCGCCCCTCACCGTGCCGATGACGACGGCGCCGCCCCTCACCGCGCCGATAACGTCCGCCGCCGGGACAACCGCGCTGGCGGGCCTCGGCTCCACGGCGGCCCCGGCCGCGCCGCCATCCCCGGTGCCCTCTGCGCCACCGCCGTCCGCTGTCTTCACACCGGAGCAGGTCACGGCTACCCTGCGGGACCTCGTCACCGCCGTCCAAGGCCTCCACCTGCAGCAGCAGCAGTACGCGGCCGGGCCCTACATGCACCTGCCGACGGCGCCCGCTACCGCCTACGGCCACCCGCCGTGGCCGGCCCAGGGCGGCTCCCCGTTCGGTGCCCCTTTGATCCTGCCGTTCCAGGCGGCTTCACCGGGCGGCCCTCCGGCTGCCGCGGCGCCCCTCTGGCCCTCGGGGCCGACGCCGTCATCGGGCCCCTGGCTGATCCAGCAGATGCAGTTCCAGGCGGGACACCCCGGCGGGACCACGCCGGCCGCGGGCCCTCTATGGTACCTGCAGCCACCCTCCCCCGCGGCCACCGACGCCCCCGCCCACTCCCCGCCACCGACACTACAACCACCGGCGTCGCCCCTGCCTAGCTCGGGGGCACCCCCGCCGACCGGCCTTCCGCTTCATCAGGTCCGGTTCCCGCCTTCCCCGTCGCCACTTCCAGCGTGGGCGACTGGGTCTTCGCCTTCACCGGTCTACACCACGGCCCCCGGACAGCCGACCCCGTTCCCGCAGTTCGGGGGGCCATGGGGTTCCGCCGGTCCCTACCCTGAGTACTCCGACCAGGCGCCACCCGCCTCGCTGCTCCGCACCTCCGAGCCAGCTCGACACGGTGTTCCCTCCCAGGCACTGCCGCGATTCGCCAAGATCGACTTCGCCACTTATGACGGCACGGAGGATCCCCTCAACTGGCTCAACCAGTGCGACCAGTTCTTCCGCGAGCAACGCACACTTGCTTCGGAGCGGACCTGGCTTGCCTCTTATCACCTCCGCGGCGCGTCACAGACGTGGTACTACGCTCTTGAGCAGGACGAGGGTGCCATGCCTACTTGGGAATGCTTCCGCGAGCTCTGCCTCCTCCGCTTTGGGCCCCCGGTTCGCGGGAGCCGCCTGTCGGAGCTCGGCCGCCTTCCTTTCACGTCTACGGTGCAGGACTTCGCCGACCGCTTCCAGGCCTTGGCGTGCCATGCGTCGGGCGTGACGGCGCAACAGCGCGCCGACCTCTTTGTTGGTGGCCTTCCGGATCACATTCGCGTCGACGTGGAGCTTCGCGGCCCTCAGGATCTCCAGACGGCCATGTATTACGCCCGGGCCTTTGAGGCTCGCGCCCAGGCCATGCTGCCAGCTACCCCGGCCCGAGGAGGCCGGCAGACCAGCCGCACGCCAAATGCACCAGGCCGGCCGCCCCCGGCCACACCGGCACCCACTACCTCGGCCTCGACGCGCCCCTTTCGGCGTCTCTCTCCGGCGGAGCAGATGGAGCGGCGACGCCAGGGCCTCTGCCATAACTGTGACGAGCCCTATACGCCGACCCATGTGTGCCCGCGCCTCTTCTACTTGGAGACGGTCGATTTCACCGAGGAGGACGCTTTGGCCGATGAGGCCGCGGCACTACCACCCCCAGCGGCGGCTGAGGGCGCACCCGCGGCTGCCCCGGCGACGGCGCTCGTGGTCTCTCTCCACGCGCTCACCGGGATCCGTGACGAGCGGACCATGCTCTCACCGGTGACGATCCACGGCGAGCGCTTGGTGGCCTTGGTGGATACAGGCTCCACCCATAACTTCCTGCCCGAGGCTACCATGCGTCGCTTAGCGCTTCAGCCGACAGGCGAGGAGCAACTTCGGGTCACGGTGGCCAACGGCGATCGCCTCCGGTGCCATGGCCTCGCACGGGACGTACCCATCACCATCGGCGGGGAACACTTCTCCATCACTTGTGCGGGCATCGACTTGGGCTGCTTCGACTTCATCCTTGGCGTCGACTTCCTGCGGACCCTCGGTCCCATTCTTTGGGACTTCGACGCGCTGACGATGACCTTCTGGCGCCTGGGCCGCCGCATTCGGTGGGACGGCGTTGGGGGCGCCACGCCCCTACCACCTCAGCTTCATCTGGCCGCGGCCACCTCCGAGGCCGAGCATCCGCTCTTGGAGAACCTTCTGCAGCAAAACGGCGACCTCTTCACCGAGCCACAGGGTCTTCCGCCCGCCCGCGCATATGATCACTGTATACATCTCTTGCCGGGCTCCGCGCCGGTGGCGGTGCGTCCTTACCGTTACCCGCAGCTGCAGAAGGACGAGTTGGAGCGGCAGTGTGCGCTCATGCTCGCGGCAGGCATCATTCGGATCTCCACCTCGCCATTTACCGCGCCAGTGCTTCTTGTCCGCAAGTCGGACGGCACGTGGCGTTTCTGCATCGACTACCGTGCCCTTAATGCTGTTACGCTTAAGGACAAGTTCCCTATTCCGGTGGTTGATGAGCTCCCGGATGAGCTACACGGGGCGCGCTTCTTCACCAAGCTCGATCTCCGGTCGGGGTACCACCAGGTGCGCATGCACCCAGATGACATCGCCAAGACGGCGTTTCGGACTCACCATGGCCACTTCGAGTTCTTGGTGATGCCCTTCGGCCTCACCAACGCCCCGGCGACCTTCCAGGCTCTGATGAACGACGTCCTCCGGCCCTACTTACGTCGGTTTGTGCTCGTTTTCTTTGACGATATTCTGATCTACAGCGCCTCTTGGTAG